The Acetivibrio cellulolyticus CD2 genome segment TGTTACTGCTTAATGGCGGTTTAACTTCTAGCTTTAATTTAAGATGGTCTAATACTCTACTTTGTTCAGCACTAGAGAGATTTCTGCTTAACCTATAAACCTCAAACCAGAATGGGTCTATTTGGATACCCATACTTCCGAAAGCTAATTGTGCTGTTTGAATAGCTCTACAAAAAGGGCTAGTTTGGATGGGATAACTAATAGGAATTTGCAGATTACGGAGTGTTTGCCCGTAATAAACTGCTTGCATTCTTCCCATTTCAGAAAGATTTCTACCCTAAAAGATTAAAATATGATACAATTGTTGTTAAGTAAGAGGATTCTATTTTAATTTAGCATGCAAGGTTGAAAATAAGAAAAGTTAAACTATAGTTACATATACGAAAATTTTATTGTAATTGTAAGTTGTATAAAATCGGGCGCAGACCGACGCGCCCTGCGTCGTGTTTTTAGGGATGGCTTTGAGGATATTATAAAAATCTAAAGGGACAATAATAAGCAATAAACTGATAATGAGAGAATATGGGTGAAAGCATGGAATTAAATTATATTGATATAAAAAAGGAATTTGTTAATTGCTTAGAAAAACACGAACTTATAGTATTATCGACTTGTTTAAAAGACAAGGTAAAATCACGTATGATGTGTTTTGTTAATGATGAGCTTGTAATATATTTATTAACAGGTAAACGCTCAAATAAATGCAAACAAATTGAAGGAAATGATAATGTATCTTTATGTATTGATAATATTCAGATAGAGGGTAAAGCAAAGATAATTGGAAGTCCTATGGATGAAAATAATACAGAAATAAGTAAAATCTTTAAAAGTAGACATTCAGCGTATTACAAACGTTTTGCACATTTTAAAGTGGCAACTTTTATTGAAATAAGGTGTGAGTATTTAAAACAATGGAAATTCGAAAATGGCAGAGATTATTATTACTGTCTTAATGTTGTTAAAGAAAAAGCGGAAAAGCATACTTGAGGGCTGCAAATGGATCAAACAGATTGCTATTTTGGAATTAAAATTAACAATAGTGGTACAGTGTGACAAAGTATAGTTTTGTCTCCGGTCATCCATGGCCTGGGTAGGGCAGAGAAGTTTTAACCGAGGAAGAATCGAGAAAAAATATACTTCCGTACCCGAGCATAAAGAAAGTATTTACAAGGCGGGTCAAGTTCCTTCATCCGCACCAAGTTGAAGAGAA includes the following:
- a CDS encoding pyridoxamine 5'-phosphate oxidase family protein, whose product is MGESMELNYIDIKKEFVNCLEKHELIVLSTCLKDKVKSRMMCFVNDELVIYLLTGKRSNKCKQIEGNDNVSLCIDNIQIEGKAKIIGSPMDENNTEISKIFKSRHSAYYKRFAHFKVATFIEIRCEYLKQWKFENGRDYYYCLNVVKEKAEKHT